Genomic DNA from Desulfovibrio sp. TomC:
GCACGGGTTCCGGAGCCCAGCTTCCCGGCTGACGACGACAACGTCATACCCATGCTCGACGGAGACTGGTTCACCGACGACATCGCCGAGCGCTTCCGCAAATTCCTGCGCGTGGCCTTTGGGGAAGAGCACTACGAAGAAAACCTCCAGTTCGTCGAGCAGGCGTTAAACATCAAAGGCAAGCGGAATTACAGCATTCGCGACTACTTCCTTGGCGAGTTTTACACAGACCATGTGAAGCGTTACAAAAAACGCCCTATCTACTGGCTATTCTCCAGCCCCAAGGGCAACTTCAACGCGCTGATCTACATGCACCGCTACCGCCCGGATGCGGTCAGCGTGGTGCTCAACGACTACCTGCGCGAGTTCCGCACCAAGCTCACCTCCCACAAGAACCATCTGGAGGCGGTCAGCATCAGCGCCAGCGCTTCCCAGGCTGAGAAGACCAAGGCCTTGAAGGAGATTGAGAAGATCACCAAGATGATCGCCGAGATGGAGGAGTACGAGCGAGAGGTGCTTTACCCGCTGGCCACCGAGCAGGTGGAGATCGACCTCGACGACGGGGTGAAGTTCAACTACTCCCAACTCGGCGTTGCTTTGAAGAAGATCCCTGGCCTGGACGCGAAAGAGGATTAAGGAGCGACAGCAGTGGAAAGCCGTATAGTCCAGGCCCTGACCAAACTTTTCGACCGACACCGGATTGTCTTCTGGTACGACGCTAAGCAGGAGTTGCGCCACGACTTCGAAGAGCTTCAACTTCCCGACGTCGAAAAGCTGGAGCTGGTCAACAACGAGTATGGCATTAAATACAGGCTGCTGCGCGAACAACCGGAACAGAAATTCCTGCTCTACCGCGAAGGCCCTCAGCCCGCCGATCTGGATAACTGGCTGCTGGATGTGCAACTGGCCCACGGCGAGTTCCGCACCGATCAGGTGGCCATCTGGCTGTCCGAACTGGAGCTCGGCTTGGAGTTCACGGATGTGGTGCAGCCCCATGCGGAGTTCTTTCAGGCGATCAAGCGCAAGGACGCCCTCAAGAAGCAGCTGAAAGCCGACGACACCGCCGGACAGATTCGCCTGAAGATGCTGGCGGTATGCACCGGTAGCGAGCCGCGCATGGATGCGGTGGTGGAAAACCTGCTGCAGGAGCTGGCTGATGGACGGGACGAGAAGATCAAGCTGGTCGGTCGGTGCTGCCTGGACAGTTTCCTCTGGGAACAGATGACCCGCTGCTATGGCTACAAGTCCGACGAACCAAGCATCCGCGATTTTGCCATTGAGCTGTTCAAATCCTGCTATGCCATGGGCACCGATGGCCAGGTGAAACTGATCGGCGATGCCCTGGTGTTTCTCAAGCGTTGGAAAGACAGCCGTCAGTTCGAAGGCGGCTTCGAAACCCTCTCGGGAGAATGCGCCGATGTCCTTGGGATTGAGCAGGATCTGGCCAAGCGGGATTTCCGCGAGCTGATCGAACTGGATTACTTCCGCCTGATCGACCTGAAAATTATCAGCGACCTGGTGCGAGCGGTGGCAGCCCGTACGGCCTCAAGCGGTGACGTGGCGATCTGGGTTCGACAACGGCGACAAGGTCACTGGTATCGCGAATATCGCCATCTGTACGAGGCGGTCGATTACGCCGCCCAGTTTACCCATGCCCTGGGCGAGGCTAGGCTCACCATGGACAGCCTGGCCGAAGGCGTGCAGCGCTACAGCCGCTTCTGGTATCAGCTCGATCAGCTCTATCGCAAGTTCACCTACCATGTGCGCATGTCGGGGCAGGCGTCGCTGATGGGTAGCCTAACCGAGCAGATCGAAAATCTCTACTCCAACAACTATCTACTGAAGCTGGGCGACCGTTTTCAGACCTTTGTGGATTCGGCATCTAAGTGGGAAGCCTTCCCCGTGCGCACGCAGAAGGAATTTTTCGAGCATTGGGTCCGGCCATTCCTGCGTAAGGACAATAAGGTCTGCGTGATCATCTCCGATGCCATGCGCTATGAGATCGGCGACGAGCTGCTGAGCCTGATCCGTCAGGAGGACCGGTACAGCGCTGAACTGGAACCGGCGCTTTCGATGCTGCCAAGCTACACCCAGCTCGGCATGGCGGCGCTTCTGCCCAACAAAGCACTGGCGATTGCCGATAACGAGACCGGCACCGTGCTGGTGGATGGGCAAAGTTCACAGGGTACGGCCAACCGCATCAAGATCCTCAGCCAGGCAATCAGTCAACGGGCTACCGCCTGCAAGGCCGATGAACTGATGGCCATGAAAGGCGAAGACTGCCGGGCGTTGGTGCGCTACCATGACGTGATCTACGTCTACCACAACCGGATCGACGCCACCGGCGACAAACGGGATTCCGAGGAGCGGGTTTTTGAGGCGGTGGAAGATACCTTGCAGGAGCTGATCCGCCTGATCAAGAAGCTGACCGGGGCCAACGCCAACAACTTGCTGGTGACCTCGGACCATGGCTTCATCTACCAGAATCGCGCCATCGACGAGAGCGATTTTTCCGGGGTCGATGCCGAGGGAGACCAGATTCTGTTCCGCGACCGCCGCTTCGTGCTTGGCAAGGGGCTTGCCGAGGTATCCAGCCTGCACAAGTTCACCCCCGAGCAGCTTGGCCTTGGCGGTGGGGTGGAGGTGCAGATTCCCAAATCGATCAACCGCCTGCG
This window encodes:
- the pglZ gene encoding BREX-1 system phosphatase PglZ type A; translation: MESRIVQALTKLFDRHRIVFWYDAKQELRHDFEELQLPDVEKLELVNNEYGIKYRLLREQPEQKFLLYREGPQPADLDNWLLDVQLAHGEFRTDQVAIWLSELELGLEFTDVVQPHAEFFQAIKRKDALKKQLKADDTAGQIRLKMLAVCTGSEPRMDAVVENLLQELADGRDEKIKLVGRCCLDSFLWEQMTRCYGYKSDEPSIRDFAIELFKSCYAMGTDGQVKLIGDALVFLKRWKDSRQFEGGFETLSGECADVLGIEQDLAKRDFRELIELDYFRLIDLKIISDLVRAVAARTASSGDVAIWVRQRRQGHWYREYRHLYEAVDYAAQFTHALGEARLTMDSLAEGVQRYSRFWYQLDQLYRKFTYHVRMSGQASLMGSLTEQIENLYSNNYLLKLGDRFQTFVDSASKWEAFPVRTQKEFFEHWVRPFLRKDNKVCVIISDAMRYEIGDELLSLIRQEDRYSAELEPALSMLPSYTQLGMAALLPNKALAIADNETGTVLVDGQSSQGTANRIKILSQAISQRATACKADELMAMKGEDCRALVRYHDVIYVYHNRIDATGDKRDSEERVFEAVEDTLQELIRLIKKLTGANANNLLVTSDHGFIYQNRAIDESDFSGVDAEGDQILFRDRRFVLGKGLAEVSSLHKFTPEQLGLGGGVEVQIPKSINRLRLKGSGSRFVHGGASLQEVVIPVLKINKKRQSDVTAVEVDILRGASSVITSGQLAVTMYQARPVTDKIQSRELRAGIYTEAGDLISDSHDLTFDLSSDNPRERELQVRFVLTRKADEANGQEVILRLEEKHAGTSHYKEYKSLRYLVRRSFTSDFDF